GGTGGGTGGTAACTATGCAGCCAGTCTTCGTGCCAACAAGAAAGCACATGACTTGGGGTACTCTTGCGAGTTCTATCTCGATGCAAAAGAAAAGAAATATATCGATGAATGTGGTGCTGCCAATTTCTTCGGTATTAAAGATAATACGTATATCACGCCGAAATCAACTTCTATCCTGCCTTCTATCACTAATAAGAGCTTGATGCAGTTGGCGGAAGATATGGGAATTAAAGTCGAACGCCGCCCGATTCCGGAAGAAGAACTGGCTACGTTCGAAGAAGCCGGTGCTTGCGGTACGGCTGCCGTTATCAGTCCGATTGAACGTATTGATGATCTGGAGAATGGCAAATCATACGTTATCTCCAAGGATGGAAAGCCGGGACCGATTTGTACGAAATTGTACAACAAGCTGCGGGGTATCCAGTACGGTGATGAACCGGATACGCATGGTTGGGTGACAATTGTCGAATAGTACTATCTTTCGCCACAGAGAACACAAAGGACACGGAGCCTTATAATTCATTTATAATCTCTGTGTCCTTTGTGTTCTCTGTGGTGAGAAACTTATAAAGATTGAATGGGAAAGAATAAATTAGAGAAGTTTGCCGATATGGCGAGTTATCCGCATGTGTTCGAATATCCGTATTCGGCAGTGGATAATGTGCCTTTTGACATGAAGGGAAATTGGCACAAGGAGTTTTTCAAGAACGATCATCCGATTGTGCTCGAACTGGGCTGTGGACGGGGAGAATATACGGTCGGTCTGGGGAAGATGTTTCCTGAAAAGAACTTTATTGCGGTAGATATTAAAGGAGCCCGTATGTGGACGGGGGCAACGGAGTCGTTGCAGGCCGGAATGAAGAATGTGGCATTCCTGCGCACGAACATTGAAATCATCGAACGGTTCTTTGCCGAAGGCGAAGTGAGCGAGATATGGCTTACGTTCTCCGACCCGCAAATGAAGAAGGCGACCAAGCGGCTTACTTCGACCTATTTTATGGAACGGTATCGGAAGTTCCTCAAACCGAACGGTATCATTCACCTGAAGACGGACAGTAACTTTATGTTCACTTATACAAAGTATATGATAGAAACGAACGGGCTTCCGGTGGAGTTTATGACGGAGGATTTATATCATTCGGATCTGGTAGACGATATTCTTGGTATCAAGACCTACTATGAACAACAATGGCTCGACCGGGGTTTAAATATCAAGTATATCAAATTCCGCCTTCCGCAAGAAGGACAGTTGAAGGAACCGGATGTGGAAATTGAACTGGATTCATACCGCAGTTATAATCGTAGTAAGCGGAGTGGATTGCAGACTAGT
The nucleotide sequence above comes from Bacteroides caccae. Encoded proteins:
- the trmB gene encoding tRNA (guanosine(46)-N7)-methyltransferase TrmB: MGKNKLEKFADMASYPHVFEYPYSAVDNVPFDMKGNWHKEFFKNDHPIVLELGCGRGEYTVGLGKMFPEKNFIAVDIKGARMWTGATESLQAGMKNVAFLRTNIEIIERFFAEGEVSEIWLTFSDPQMKKATKRLTSTYFMERYRKFLKPNGIIHLKTDSNFMFTYTKYMIETNGLPVEFMTEDLYHSDLVDDILGIKTYYEQQWLDRGLNIKYIKFRLPQEGQLKEPDVEIELDSYRSYNRSKRSGLQTSK